A region from the Capra hircus breed San Clemente chromosome 9, ASM170441v1, whole genome shotgun sequence genome encodes:
- the RWDD1 gene encoding RWD domain-containing protein 1 isoform X1, with amino-acid sequence MTDYGEEQRNELEALESIYPDSFTVLSESPPSFTITVTSEAGENDETVQTTLKFTYSEKYPDEAPLYEIFAQLNLEDNDVADILKLLALQAEENLGMVMIFTLVTAVQEKLNEIVDQIKTRREEEKKQKEKEAEEAEKQLFHGTPVTIENFLNWKAKFDAELLEIKKKRMKEEEQAGKNKLSGRQLFETDHNLDTSDIQFLEDAGNNVEVDESLFQEMDDLELEDDDDDPDYNPADRESDLTD; translated from the exons TATTATCAGAAAGTCCACCCAGCTTCACCATTACTGTGACATCTGAGGCTGGAGAAAATGATGAAA CTGTCCAGACAACCCTCAAGTTTACATACAGTGAAAAATACCCAGATGAAGCTCCCCTTTATGAAATATTCGCCCAGTTAAATCTAGAAGATAATGATGtagcagacattttaaaattattagcaTTACAG GCAGAAGAAAACCTTGGAATGGTGATGATCTTCACCTTAGTGACAGCTGtgcaagaaaaattaaatgaaatagtagATCAAATAAAAACTAGacgagaagaagaaaagaaacaaaaagaaaaagaagcagaagaagctGAAAAG caATTATTCCATGGTACTCCTGTTACAATTGAGAATTTCTTAAATTGGAAGGCCAAGTTTGATGCAGAActcttggaaattaaaaagaaacggatgaaggaagaagagcaagcaggaaaaaataaattaagtg ggaGACAACTATTTGAAACAGATCATAATCTCGACACATCTGATATCCAGTTCTTGGAAGATG CTGGAAACAACGTGGAGGTAGATGAGTCTTTGTTCCAGGAAATGGATGACTTGGAGCTGGAGGACGACGACGATGATCCAGACTACAATCCTGCTGACCGGGAGAGTGACTTGACCGACTGA
- the RWDD1 gene encoding RWD domain-containing protein 1 isoform X2, which translates to MVMIFTLVTAVQEKLNEIVDQIKTRREEEKKQKEKEAEEAEKQLFHGTPVTIENFLNWKAKFDAELLEIKKKRMKEEEQAGKNKLSGRQLFETDHNLDTSDIQFLEDAGNNVEVDESLFQEMDDLELEDDDDDPDYNPADRESDLTD; encoded by the exons ATGGTGATGATCTTCACCTTAGTGACAGCTGtgcaagaaaaattaaatgaaatagtagATCAAATAAAAACTAGacgagaagaagaaaagaaacaaaaagaaaaagaagcagaagaagctGAAAAG caATTATTCCATGGTACTCCTGTTACAATTGAGAATTTCTTAAATTGGAAGGCCAAGTTTGATGCAGAActcttggaaattaaaaagaaacggatgaaggaagaagagcaagcaggaaaaaataaattaagtg ggaGACAACTATTTGAAACAGATCATAATCTCGACACATCTGATATCCAGTTCTTGGAAGATG CTGGAAACAACGTGGAGGTAGATGAGTCTTTGTTCCAGGAAATGGATGACTTGGAGCTGGAGGACGACGACGATGATCCAGACTACAATCCTGCTGACCGGGAGAGTGACTTGACCGACTGA